From Zavarzinella sp., one genomic window encodes:
- a CDS encoding TIGR03032 family protein → MPETQPELQEINFNYTANLPELLAENQLSIIFSTYQAGKVVSVGSHQGKLEIRFHQFDRPMGLARTSKGLVIGTSNQVWFLDAVPGLATTIEPANTYDLALVATRSHYTGPIMGHEIAECQGKIWLVNTLFSCLSTLNEGHHFTPEWQPPFISDLAVGDRCHLNGMAVDQTGPRFVTALGETNSPNCWRENKAQGGVLIDVTRNEVLARELCMPHSPRWHQQRLFFLNSGLGELSTIDLGTGNITPITRVPGYTRGMDCWGRYAVVGLSRIRETNVFGGLPIAEQRDQLVSGIAVVDLQSGEPVARLTFHSGVDEIFEAKFLPGYQMPLISGVDVNNDGTQQIWLVPVAK, encoded by the coding sequence ATGCCCGAAACACAGCCAGAATTGCAAGAGATTAACTTCAATTACACGGCGAATTTGCCGGAGTTGCTTGCAGAAAATCAATTATCGATTATTTTCAGCACCTATCAGGCGGGCAAAGTTGTCAGTGTGGGGTCGCACCAGGGCAAGTTAGAAATCCGTTTTCACCAATTTGACCGTCCGATGGGGCTGGCACGCACGTCAAAAGGCCTTGTAATTGGCACCAGCAACCAGGTGTGGTTTCTGGATGCGGTGCCCGGATTAGCCACAACTATCGAGCCAGCAAACACTTATGATCTGGCCCTTGTGGCGACCCGCAGCCACTACACGGGCCCGATCATGGGTCACGAAATTGCTGAATGTCAGGGCAAAATCTGGCTGGTGAACACTCTTTTTTCCTGCTTGAGTACTCTGAACGAGGGGCATCATTTTACGCCAGAGTGGCAACCTCCGTTTATTTCTGATTTGGCAGTGGGCGATCGGTGCCACCTGAATGGAATGGCCGTTGATCAAACCGGGCCAAGGTTCGTGACCGCACTGGGCGAAACGAATTCTCCCAACTGTTGGCGTGAAAACAAAGCCCAAGGTGGGGTGCTGATCGATGTAACCCGGAATGAGGTGCTGGCAAGAGAACTGTGCATGCCCCATTCCCCTCGCTGGCATCAGCAGCGATTGTTCTTCCTGAACTCTGGGCTGGGTGAATTAAGTACCATCGATCTGGGGACTGGAAATATCACGCCAATCACCCGCGTCCCTGGCTACACGCGCGGAATGGATTGTTGGGGTCGATATGCTGTGGTTGGTCTTTCCCGCATCCGCGAAACCAATGTCTTTGGCGGCCTGCCCATTGCCGAGCAACGTGATCAACTTGTTTCAGGGATTGCTGTAGTTGATCTGCAAAGTGGTGAACCAGTTGCCCGCCTTACGTTCCACAGCGGCGTAGACGAAATATTCGAAGCAAAATTCCTTCCAGGGTATCAGATGCCACTGATCTCGGGAGTAGATGTGAATAATGATGGCACGCAGCAGATTTGGCTCGTGCCAGTTGCAAAATAA
- a CDS encoding cadherin domain-containing protein, producing the protein MANHHWKAAWKKLWANPVRKNETTYRRLKVECLEDRTAPSATLVKNINPATTESSNPGEIIQIGDIIYFSLYTPTSGLELWKTDGTEASAILVKDINKGTNSSSPSQLFDLNGTLFFEADDGVNGKQLWKSDGTEEGTVLVKDLGSGNLNLSEFTNLNGTLFFNVSGRLWKTDGTEAGTVLVNSVLNVKYITNVNGTLFFRANNGVNGRELWKSDGTEAGTVLVKDIRVGNASSDPEYLTNVGGILFFRANNGVNGRELWKSDGTEAGTILVKDILPGIESSYVGKLTNSNDTLFFYANDGVNSYELWKSDGTESGTLLVKDINLGSGNSDPKELTDVNGVLYFQATSGTDGAELWKSDGTVAGTVLVKDIFTGFGSSNPIHLTNVNGTLFFVATDFANGTELWKSDGTESGTLRVKDIRQGNLSGKPRNLTNLNGTLFFTADDGISGYELWKSDGTEAGTALVADLVGTPSSPSGLYTVGDYTFFRANDGINGYELWKSDGTEAGTTMLKNIVQGSIGGIQFNPFVRENVNGTLFFRAYDVSNGTELWKSDGTETGTVMVKDIQVSGSSTPTGLADVDGTLFFAANNSQFGRELWKSDGTETGTVMVKDILPGLYVSSNPSYLTNVNGTVFFRANNAISGFELWKSDGTEAGTVIVKVINNGLSSSNFLEPTELNGSLLFLADDGIHGKELWTSDGTETGTVMLKDIVPGFETSFIDNLINVNGTLFFNSKGELWKSDGTESGTIMVKDIRLGVQRTYLSKLTDVNGILYFTADDGVHGIELWKSDGTETGTVLVKDIRPGSGDSDISNLFNANGILYFTADNGVHGIELWKSDGTEAGTVLAADIALGSSSSSPDSFAVNGNYLLFAATQDKIGRELWSYQLSTQPEIPDQNFDADEDSSNGSIVGAVNASEPDLGDSFTYSIEAGNDSGAFSINAISGEIYVADASQLNFETTPQFALTIRVTNTYELFAEAEITINLNDVNELPTIDDQTFEIDENSPNNAIVGDIAATDPDVGDNLTYAILSGNEAGAFTLNTSTGRLAVANSSLLNFEDTTQFELVVRVTDTGNLQDTATITIDVNDLNEAPVAVDDTFSVAENSSLNTIVGTVTATDEDNGQTLSYAITSGNTGNAFSINPTTGLIRVATPSAIDFETAEVFNLEVTVTDNGTGSLTDIAEITVNVQDGNDPPVANDDTFTIDENLPTGTVVGTVDASDSDVSQSLTYEITSGNTGGAFAIDSATGEITVANTDAVDFETTTTFTLTVLVSDNGTPELSDEATITINLNDINDPPVIANQLFSLFEGALDGTVLGNVVATDPNAGQTLTYNIVSGNEAGIFALDSNSGELTLVDAAQIDFYATMQYQLIVSVTDDDALNPFTRQATITISPPTVLHGGVGTFDLSDMIPTPSGQVQYTVTLLDPLFAIKQQYGLTNPELPNTFNLRGVQEKYFLSSNGSNPQGAGYFILMPNNALYAWRGSIALSIANPPVADFNSYPYGQPGTTSVYDHPALLTGATGNPLAVGANPLVELKEKYGFKTPAHSFNFQGAKEYYLTSSNNSNPAGFNYFVLLPNNTLIKFNGVSATGGTLVADFTALGLGDVYANPSLLTNASLSLIPGLTANVVNDELTLSAVPSFDRTVQVTVLADDGTTTAEKEFTFTVNNTAPSIGAVSNQTLNHNVDSLDLTLPVTDGDPDTALRQIQVQAETYNPLFDLKTELGLVAPYAYNFFGQQEWWFASTNGSNSSNNGLYVLSNGNRLFAYDGVSFATTIQQTPVADFNLAPYNNPTVTNNPAQLFNALPGSPATVYVNRGALYDVKLQFGLTAAPYTKNAFGQQEWWFASTNGSNPLGGKLFFLMPTGQLYAWDGFQFNTSLARGPIASLVGTGAYEDPSKLTQARPQFIEDELFELKDRYGLTKADFGFNIRGQQEKYFISTNGSNPQGAGYYLLMQNGDLLAWRGTIESSVLVTNVGVDVYENPEKIYANSGQVSAIVATSNGATGDVNLNPHVAFTGAVKITTTLNDGASSGDQEFILTVPNQAPTLQPIANVFGTSAAGTTTVNLVPADADGDQITLLAQVLPYSQLFQDKTRLGITSGAFGLNARGFNEKYFINNLGQFFVLATNNRLYAWNGIDYLTTVAQTPVADFNDPIYGGANVYNSPELLSGATAPTAPPVTTSIAGNILTLNWDTNFAGNFLVTVYATDGSSTVVQSFLVTVN; encoded by the coding sequence ATGGCAAATCATCACTGGAAAGCAGCATGGAAGAAGCTGTGGGCAAATCCGGTTCGGAAAAATGAGACTACCTACCGACGATTAAAAGTGGAATGTCTGGAAGACCGCACCGCCCCTTCTGCAACACTGGTGAAGAATATCAATCCAGCAACTACTGAATCTTCCAACCCAGGCGAGATAATTCAGATTGGTGATATCATCTACTTTAGTTTGTATACACCAACTTCTGGATTGGAACTTTGGAAAACTGACGGTACTGAGGCAAGTGCAATTCTTGTAAAAGATATCAACAAAGGCACTAATAGTTCTTCTCCAAGCCAATTATTCGATCTCAACGGCACCCTATTTTTTGAAGCCGATGACGGAGTTAATGGTAAACAACTATGGAAAAGCGATGGAACTGAAGAAGGCACCGTACTCGTTAAGGATTTAGGATCAGGCAATTTGAATCTTAGCGAATTCACAAACTTAAATGGTACTCTGTTTTTCAATGTATCAGGAAGATTGTGGAAAACTGATGGTACTGAAGCAGGCACCGTACTCGTCAATTCTGTTCTCAATGTCAAATATATCACGAATGTAAACGGTACACTCTTTTTTCGTGCCAATAATGGGGTGAATGGGAGAGAACTGTGGAAGTCAGATGGCACCGAGGCTGGCACTGTCCTTGTAAAAGATATTCGTGTCGGGAACGCTTCTTCAGATCCAGAATACTTAACAAATGTTGGTGGAATACTCTTTTTTCGTGCCAATAATGGGGTGAATGGTAGAGAACTGTGGAAATCGGATGGGACCGAGGCTGGCACAATCCTTGTCAAAGACATACTACCTGGCATAGAGAGTTCATACGTTGGCAAGTTAACAAATTCAAATGATACACTGTTCTTTTATGCGAATGATGGTGTAAATAGTTATGAATTATGGAAATCTGATGGCACCGAGAGTGGCACACTTCTTGTCAAAGATATCAATTTAGGCAGTGGCAATTCTGATCCAAAAGAACTAACGGATGTAAACGGAGTACTCTATTTTCAAGCAACTAGTGGCACTGATGGAGCTGAGTTGTGGAAATCTGATGGAACTGTGGCTGGTACTGTCCTTGTAAAAGATATCTTTACAGGATTTGGATCATCAAATCCAATTCATTTGACGAATGTCAATGGAACATTGTTTTTTGTGGCTACTGACTTCGCAAATGGAACCGAATTGTGGAAATCTGATGGCACCGAGAGTGGCACACTTCGCGTGAAGGATATTCGGCAGGGAAATTTGAGTGGTAAACCCAGAAATTTAACGAACTTGAACGGCACACTGTTTTTCACCGCTGATGACGGAATTAGTGGTTATGAATTGTGGAAGTCAGATGGCACCGAGGCTGGCACCGCATTGGTGGCCGATTTGGTCGGTACTCCCTCGTCACCAAGTGGATTATATACAGTAGGTGATTATACTTTTTTTCGTGCAAACGATGGCATTAATGGTTATGAATTGTGGAAGTCAGATGGCACCGAGGCTGGTACCACAATGTTGAAGAATATCGTGCAGGGGAGCATTGGAGGAATTCAATTCAATCCTTTTGTTAGAGAAAATGTGAATGGTACATTATTTTTTCGAGCATACGATGTATCCAATGGGACTGAATTGTGGAAATCTGATGGCACGGAAACTGGTACTGTCATGGTCAAAGATATCCAAGTTTCAGGATCATCGACCCCTACTGGACTAGCTGATGTAGACGGAACATTATTTTTTGCGGCTAATAATTCCCAATTTGGTCGAGAACTCTGGAAATCAGATGGCACGGAAACTGGTACTGTTATGGTCAAAGATATCCTACCAGGGTTGTACGTATCTTCAAATCCTAGTTACTTGACAAATGTAAACGGCACCGTTTTTTTTCGTGCCAACAATGCCATAAGTGGATTTGAATTATGGAAATCAGATGGAACTGAAGCAGGTACTGTCATAGTCAAGGTTATCAATAATGGATTATCGAGTTCAAATTTCTTGGAGCCAACAGAATTGAACGGATCGCTGCTGTTTCTTGCTGACGACGGCATTCATGGCAAGGAGTTATGGACATCCGACGGCACAGAAACTGGTACTGTGATGCTAAAGGATATTGTACCCGGGTTCGAAACATCTTTTATTGATAATCTAATTAATGTTAATGGGACACTCTTCTTCAATTCAAAAGGAGAGTTATGGAAATCTGATGGCACAGAATCTGGTACTATCATGGTCAAGGATATCCGTTTGGGTGTTCAGAGGACTTATCTTTCTAAACTAACTGATGTCAACGGGATCCTTTATTTTACTGCAGATGACGGGGTACATGGCATTGAATTGTGGAAATCGGATGGTACCGAAACTGGTACAGTTTTAGTTAAAGATATCCGGCCAGGCAGCGGCGATTCTGACATATCGAATTTGTTTAATGCAAACGGAATCCTGTATTTCACTGCAGATAATGGTGTACATGGTATTGAATTGTGGAAATCGGATGGTACTGAAGCTGGCACTGTCCTGGCGGCAGATATTGCTTTGGGAAGTAGCAGCAGCAGTCCAGACTCATTTGCCGTTAACGGGAACTACTTACTGTTTGCAGCAACACAGGACAAAATTGGAAGAGAACTTTGGAGCTATCAACTCAGTACTCAACCAGAGATTCCGGATCAGAACTTCGATGCTGATGAAGACAGTAGCAACGGCAGCATTGTAGGCGCAGTGAATGCCAGCGAACCAGATTTGGGAGATAGCTTCACATACAGTATCGAAGCGGGTAATGACAGTGGTGCCTTCTCGATCAACGCAATTTCTGGTGAAATCTACGTTGCGGATGCTTCACAACTCAACTTCGAAACTACTCCGCAATTTGCACTTACTATTCGCGTCACCAATACTTATGAATTATTTGCTGAAGCTGAAATTACGATCAATCTTAACGATGTAAACGAACTACCGACGATCGACGATCAGACGTTTGAAATTGATGAAAACAGCCCGAACAATGCAATTGTTGGGGATATTGCAGCCACTGACCCCGATGTAGGCGACAACCTGACCTATGCCATTCTTTCCGGCAACGAAGCAGGTGCATTCACTCTGAATACTTCTACGGGCAGACTTGCCGTTGCAAACAGCAGTCTGTTGAACTTTGAAGATACCACACAGTTTGAGTTGGTCGTACGTGTCACCGATACCGGGAATCTCCAGGACACTGCGACAATCACGATCGATGTCAATGATCTGAACGAAGCCCCGGTGGCGGTAGATGACACCTTTTCCGTAGCTGAAAACAGTTCTTTAAATACGATTGTGGGAACGGTGACTGCCACCGACGAAGATAATGGGCAGACATTGTCCTATGCCATTACATCGGGCAATACAGGCAATGCGTTTTCGATTAATCCCACCACAGGCTTGATTCGAGTAGCCACTCCCTCCGCGATTGATTTTGAAACTGCTGAGGTTTTCAATCTGGAAGTGACCGTTACCGACAATGGCACAGGCAGTCTGACCGATATCGCAGAGATTACAGTAAATGTGCAGGATGGTAACGACCCGCCCGTCGCCAATGATGATACCTTCACGATTGACGAAAATCTTCCGACAGGAACCGTTGTTGGTACAGTAGATGCCAGTGATAGCGATGTCAGCCAGTCACTGACTTACGAAATCACCTCCGGGAATACTGGTGGTGCGTTTGCGATCGACTCTGCAACCGGTGAAATTACTGTTGCAAACACCGACGCTGTTGACTTTGAAACGACAACCACCTTTACGCTGACTGTGCTCGTAAGTGACAATGGCACACCAGAACTGTCCGATGAAGCCACCATTACCATCAATCTGAACGATATCAACGACCCACCTGTCATTGCCAATCAATTATTCAGTCTCTTTGAAGGCGCTCTCGATGGGACAGTTCTTGGCAATGTGGTGGCCACCGATCCGAATGCGGGCCAGACGCTGACCTACAATATCGTCTCTGGTAATGAAGCGGGCATTTTTGCACTGGATAGTAACTCGGGCGAATTGACGCTGGTGGATGCTGCTCAGATTGATTTTTATGCAACAATGCAATACCAGTTGATAGTATCGGTGACGGATGATGATGCACTGAATCCGTTTACGCGACAAGCCACGATCACCATTTCGCCGCCGACGGTGCTGCACGGTGGGGTGGGTACATTCGATCTGTCCGACATGATCCCCACGCCCTCTGGCCAGGTGCAGTATACCGTTACTCTGCTGGATCCATTGTTTGCCATCAAGCAGCAATATGGTCTTACGAATCCAGAGTTGCCCAACACTTTCAACCTGCGTGGGGTACAGGAAAAGTACTTCCTCAGCTCCAATGGCAGTAACCCCCAGGGTGCGGGCTATTTCATTCTGATGCCGAACAACGCCCTCTACGCCTGGCGTGGGTCGATTGCACTTTCGATTGCGAACCCACCAGTGGCAGATTTTAACAGTTATCCGTACGGGCAGCCTGGTACCACTTCTGTGTACGATCATCCCGCACTGCTGACCGGCGCGACAGGTAATCCTCTGGCCGTGGGTGCCAACCCATTGGTGGAATTGAAGGAAAAGTATGGCTTCAAGACGCCAGCCCACAGTTTTAATTTCCAGGGGGCCAAGGAATATTACCTGACCAGTTCCAACAACAGCAATCCGGCTGGATTTAACTACTTTGTGCTGTTACCGAACAATACGCTGATCAAGTTCAACGGCGTTTCTGCCACCGGTGGGACGTTGGTAGCAGACTTCACCGCACTGGGCCTGGGTGATGTTTATGCCAATCCTTCCCTGTTAACGAATGCATCGTTGTCACTGATTCCTGGCCTGACAGCGAATGTGGTCAATGATGAATTGACTCTGAGCGCAGTGCCCAGCTTCGACCGTACAGTGCAGGTGACGGTGCTGGCCGATGATGGCACCACCACCGCCGAAAAAGAGTTTACCTTTACAGTCAACAATACCGCACCGTCCATTGGTGCGGTGAGCAATCAGACGCTGAACCACAATGTGGACAGCCTTGACCTGACCTTGCCCGTCACCGATGGCGATCCTGATACCGCATTACGGCAAATCCAGGTGCAGGCCGAAACCTATAACCCGCTGTTCGACCTGAAGACGGAACTGGGGCTGGTCGCACCATACGCTTACAACTTCTTTGGTCAGCAGGAATGGTGGTTTGCCAGCACGAACGGCAGTAATTCTTCTAACAACGGCTTGTATGTGCTGTCGAATGGGAATCGGTTGTTTGCGTATGATGGTGTTTCATTTGCCACCACGATCCAGCAGACTCCCGTGGCAGACTTCAATCTGGCACCTTACAACAACCCGACTGTAACAAACAATCCCGCTCAACTGTTCAATGCGTTACCTGGTTCACCTGCCACGGTATATGTCAACCGTGGGGCCTTGTACGATGTGAAGTTGCAATTCGGTTTGACGGCGGCACCATACACGAAGAACGCCTTCGGTCAGCAGGAATGGTGGTTTGCCAGCACCAATGGCAGCAATCCGCTGGGAGGCAAACTCTTCTTTTTAATGCCAACCGGTCAGCTTTACGCGTGGGACGGTTTCCAATTCAACACCAGCCTGGCACGTGGGCCGATCGCCAGCCTGGTGGGCACGGGTGCGTACGAAGACCCCAGCAAGTTGACGCAGGCTCGCCCACAATTTATTGAAGATGAATTGTTTGAATTGAAAGACCGATATGGCCTGACGAAAGCCGATTTCGGCTTCAATATTCGTGGGCAGCAGGAAAAATACTTCATCAGCACCAATGGCAGCAATCCGCAAGGTGCGGGCTACTACCTGCTGATGCAGAACGGCGATCTGCTGGCCTGGCGTGGGACAATTGAAAGCAGTGTTCTCGTAACTAACGTCGGTGTCGATGTTTACGAAAATCCTGAAAAGATTTACGCCAACAGTGGGCAGGTCAGTGCGATTGTCGCCACCAGCAACGGTGCCACAGGCGATGTGAATCTGAACCCCCACGTGGCGTTCACGGGTGCGGTGAAAATTACCACCACCTTGAATGACGGTGCGTCGAGCGGGGATCAGGAATTCATTCTGACTGTGCCGAATCAGGCACCCACCTTGCAGCCGATTGCCAACGTCTTTGGTACTTCGGCAGCGGGGACCACAACCGTAAATCTGGTGCCTGCTGATGCGGACGGCGACCAGATCACTCTGCTTGCGCAGGTGCTGCCATACAGCCAGTTATTCCAGGATAAGACCCGCCTGGGGATCACCAGTGGTGCGTTCGGCCTCAACGCACGCGGCTTTAATGAGAAATATTTCATTAATAATCTGGGGCAATTCTTCGTACTAGCCACCAACAATCGCTTGTATGCGTGGAACGGCATTGATTACCTGACCACCGTGGCCCAGACACCCGTGGCAGACTTCAACGACCCGATCTACGGTGGGGCAAATGTGTACAATTCACCGGAACTTCTCAGTGGAGCCACCGCACCGACAGCCCCACCGGTAACGACCAGTATCGCGGGCAATATCCTGACCCTGAACTGGGATACGAACTTCGCAGGTAACTTCCTGGTAACAGTTTATGCCACCGACGGCAGCAGCACGGTGGTGCAATCGTTCCTGGTGACTGTGAACTAA
- a CDS encoding ATP-dependent RecD-like DNA helicase gives MQPQETLSGTIERVTFHNQENGYVVLRIKARQHRDLVTLVGNLQQVIVGEHVEASGKWVNDKNHGMQFQAENIRTMPPHSKEGIIKYLGSGLIKGIGPTYAKKIVDVFGEKTLEIIDQTPLHLTEIRGIGPARIEQIRRSWKEQKGIRDVMVFLQTHGIGTARAVRIYKRYGDESITMIRQNPYRLITDIWGIGFKTADELGMALGIPANSPLRAYAAVRYALQEFVGKGHVGYPELAILHYTINLVGIEEQIIKDAIEQGVQNREFVRETPQRVPEFLSDEYAHSPWLFLRSLHQAEVGVAEAIQKLCRQPHPLGEVNVECLIPLIEAKMGLTLAPQQREAVYAATQAKALIVTGGPGVGKTTIIRAMLGIFQQQRKHVTLAAPTGRAAKRMTESTGTEAKTIHRLLEYDPVNGTFIRDRHDPIHTDLVIVDETSMVDMVLMYQLLSAIPPSACVIFVGDVDQLPSVGPGTVLQDMIASGVLTVVRLTQIFRQAQSSLIIQAAHAIHSGMFPQSGSRPDQDFFYIEAEEPTEIIEKLLAMIQERIPKRFGMHPINDIQVLSPMNRSELGVIHLNERLQESLNPFRPNGGEVQLFGRKYRPGDKVLQIRNNYTKEVYNGDIGIVQSIDPEDQEITVQFEQRLLKYRFTELDELVLAYACSIHKSQGSEYPAVLIPVHTQHYMMLQRNLLYTGVTRGKKLVVLLGSKRALGQAIRRQEASERLSLLQQRLVAK, from the coding sequence ATGCAACCACAAGAAACCTTGAGCGGTACCATTGAACGGGTCACTTTTCACAACCAGGAAAATGGCTACGTGGTGCTGCGCATCAAGGCCCGCCAACATCGGGATCTGGTCACGCTGGTGGGCAATTTGCAACAAGTGATTGTGGGAGAGCATGTTGAAGCCAGCGGAAAGTGGGTAAACGACAAAAATCACGGCATGCAGTTTCAGGCGGAAAATATTCGCACCATGCCCCCACATTCCAAAGAGGGAATTATCAAATATCTTGGCAGCGGCCTGATTAAAGGCATTGGGCCCACCTATGCCAAGAAAATTGTGGATGTCTTTGGGGAAAAAACTCTGGAAATTATCGACCAGACCCCACTTCACCTCACTGAAATCCGTGGGATCGGCCCAGCACGCATCGAACAAATACGTCGTAGTTGGAAAGAACAGAAAGGCATACGCGATGTGATGGTGTTTCTGCAGACTCATGGTATTGGCACCGCCCGGGCCGTTCGGATCTACAAGCGGTATGGCGATGAATCGATTACGATGATCCGCCAGAATCCTTACCGCCTGATTACCGATATCTGGGGAATTGGTTTCAAAACCGCAGATGAACTGGGAATGGCACTCGGTATCCCTGCCAATTCCCCACTGCGTGCCTACGCTGCGGTGCGATATGCATTGCAGGAATTCGTCGGCAAAGGCCACGTGGGCTACCCAGAACTGGCAATCCTACATTACACGATCAACTTAGTAGGGATTGAAGAGCAGATCATCAAAGATGCCATCGAACAAGGTGTGCAAAATCGTGAATTCGTGCGGGAAACGCCACAGCGTGTCCCAGAATTTCTTTCCGATGAATACGCCCACTCGCCCTGGTTGTTCCTGCGTTCTCTCCACCAGGCCGAAGTGGGTGTTGCGGAAGCAATCCAGAAGTTATGCCGACAGCCCCACCCACTGGGGGAAGTGAATGTGGAATGCCTGATCCCACTGATCGAGGCAAAAATGGGCCTGACGCTGGCCCCCCAACAGCGTGAAGCTGTTTATGCCGCCACGCAGGCAAAGGCACTGATTGTTACCGGCGGGCCTGGCGTGGGCAAAACGACGATCATTCGGGCGATGCTGGGCATTTTTCAGCAACAACGAAAACATGTGACACTGGCCGCACCCACCGGTCGGGCGGCAAAACGGATGACCGAATCCACAGGGACTGAAGCGAAAACAATCCACCGTCTGTTAGAATACGATCCAGTGAATGGGACATTCATCCGCGACCGTCACGACCCCATCCACACCGATCTGGTGATTGTGGATGAGACTTCCATGGTCGATATGGTGCTGATGTACCAACTGCTGAGTGCCATTCCACCAAGTGCGTGCGTTATCTTTGTAGGCGATGTGGACCAGTTGCCTTCAGTGGGACCGGGGACTGTGCTACAGGATATGATTGCTTCGGGCGTTCTTACTGTCGTGCGACTGACGCAGATTTTTCGGCAGGCGCAGTCCAGCCTGATCATCCAGGCTGCCCACGCAATCCACAGCGGGATGTTCCCGCAAAGTGGGAGCCGGCCAGACCAGGATTTTTTCTACATCGAAGCGGAAGAACCCACCGAGATTATTGAAAAACTGCTGGCGATGATCCAGGAACGCATTCCGAAGCGGTTCGGGATGCACCCGATTAACGATATTCAGGTTCTTTCGCCAATGAATCGGTCCGAATTGGGTGTGATTCACCTCAATGAACGCCTACAGGAATCGTTGAATCCGTTTCGGCCCAACGGTGGGGAAGTCCAGTTATTTGGTCGGAAATATCGTCCCGGCGACAAAGTGCTGCAAATTCGCAATAATTACACAAAAGAAGTCTACAATGGTGATATTGGGATTGTTCAATCGATTGATCCCGAAGATCAGGAAATTACGGTACAGTTTGAACAGCGACTACTGAAATACAGATTTACCGAATTAGATGAACTGGTCCTCGCATATGCCTGCAGCATTCATAAAAGTCAGGGAAGCGAGTATCCCGCGGTGCTGATCCCTGTTCACACACAGCATTACATGATGTTGCAACGAAATTTGTTGTATACTGGTGTTACCAGAGGAAAGAAACTGGTGGTTTTGCTTGGAAGCAAGCGTGCGTTGGGCCAGGCAATCCGAAGGCAGGAAGCCAGCGAGCGACTTTCTCTGCTTCAGCAGCGTTTAGTCGCAAAATAA